Proteins from a genomic interval of Gluconacetobacter diazotrophicus PA1 5:
- a CDS encoding N-formylglutamate amidohydrolase: MNDESDPVPAPFVLVPPRVAGIPLVVASPHSGRAYPRDFLALSRVDYMALRHSEDFHVDELLADAPDLGASLIHATFPRIYCDTNREAGELDPAMFDAPLPPGCNSTTQRVRAGLGVIPRISATGLPLYRRRLPLAEAHARISRFWAPYHAALSTLLDAQVAAHGACLLVDCHSMPGIRPGIGQEAPHFVLGDVWGTSCAAPITAAAEESLRAQGFRTCRNAPYAGGYITRHYGNPAAGRHALQVEISRPLYMDESRLVRREGFAAMRTVMTTLLRAMAGVAAGLSRAPVPLP; this comes from the coding sequence GTGAATGACGAATCAGACCCTGTGCCGGCCCCTTTCGTGCTGGTGCCGCCGCGTGTCGCGGGCATACCGCTGGTCGTCGCCTCGCCCCATTCGGGCCGGGCCTATCCGCGGGATTTCCTGGCGCTGTCCCGCGTCGACTATATGGCGCTGCGCCACAGCGAGGATTTCCATGTCGACGAATTGCTGGCCGACGCACCCGACCTCGGCGCCAGCCTGATCCATGCCACGTTCCCGCGCATCTATTGCGATACGAATCGCGAGGCCGGGGAACTGGACCCCGCGATGTTCGACGCGCCGCTGCCGCCGGGCTGCAACAGCACGACCCAACGGGTGCGGGCCGGACTGGGCGTGATTCCCCGCATATCGGCCACCGGCCTGCCCCTGTATCGCCGGCGCCTGCCCCTGGCCGAGGCGCATGCGCGAATCAGCCGGTTCTGGGCGCCCTACCACGCCGCGCTGTCAACGCTGCTGGACGCGCAGGTCGCGGCCCACGGGGCCTGCCTGCTGGTCGATTGCCATTCGATGCCCGGAATCCGGCCCGGCATCGGGCAGGAGGCGCCGCATTTCGTGCTGGGGGACGTCTGGGGCACATCCTGCGCCGCGCCGATCACCGCCGCCGCCGAGGAATCGCTGCGTGCGCAGGGGTTCAGGACCTGCCGCAACGCGCCCTATGCCGGAGGGTACATCACCCGCCATTACGGCAACCCGGCCGCCGGGCGGCACGCGCTGCAGGTCGAGATCAGCCGGCCGCTCTATATGGACGAGAGCCGGCTGGTCCGTCGCGAGGGATTCGCCGCCATGCGCACCGTCATGACGACGCTGCTGCGCGCGATGGCCGGTGTGGCTGCCGGATTGTCCCGCGCCCCCGTGCCGTTACCCTGA
- a CDS encoding YidB family protein, whose amino-acid sequence MAGLFDGLMNTVTELADKFGLTDQLHQHLGELTSPQGISTLLAQAEQAGLGDKVRSWIGNGQNLPVSPDELRSILSNQQVQAMVDRTGLPASTLLPALAQFLPAAVNQQTPNGQPPAAG is encoded by the coding sequence ATGGCTGGACTCTTTGACGGACTGATGAACACGGTGACGGAACTGGCCGACAAGTTCGGCCTGACCGATCAGCTTCATCAGCATCTGGGCGAACTGACCTCGCCCCAGGGAATCTCGACTTTGCTGGCGCAGGCCGAGCAGGCGGGCCTGGGCGACAAGGTGCGATCCTGGATCGGCAACGGGCAGAACCTGCCGGTATCGCCCGACGAACTGCGTTCGATCCTGTCGAACCAGCAGGTGCAGGCCATGGTGGACCGCACGGGCCTGCCGGCCTCGACGCTGCTGCCGGCGCTGGCGCAGTTCCTGCCGGCCGCGGTGAACCAGCAGACCCCCAACGGGCAGCCGCCCGCGGCGGGCTGA